The Agelaius phoeniceus isolate bAgePho1 chromosome 2, bAgePho1.hap1, whole genome shotgun sequence region TGAGCACGGGGGTGCATTTTCAGTTGTTCATGTGCATGTTTGTGCACATGTGTACAGGGGTGAGTGTAAGGAAGGGAAATagaggttggatattaggaaaaagtttttcatggaaagagtgataaagttctggaatagcctgcccagggaggtggtggagtcaccatccctggatgtgtttaaaaagactggatgtggcacttggtgccatggtttagttgaggtggtattagggcatgggttggactcaatgatcctgaaggtctcttccaacctagtgattctgtgaattttgtGAATTCTGTGTATGTGTACAGGTTTGAGTATACATGGATGTGTTTGGATGTGCTTGCATGTGTGTACACACATGTGTGTGCACATATGTGTGTACAAATGTCAGTGTGCAGTGCATGCACGCTTACATGAGAACCTGCACATGTGAATGTGATTTGTGTGGTTCTGCATGTCCACGTGTCTGTGTGCAagtgtgtgtgcttgtgtgttAGCTcacatgtgtgtgcatgtgcacaCATGCCTGTGCAGGTGCGTGCACACAAGAGTGTCTTGCACATGTGTTCGCATTCCTGTGCATGAGTGTGTCCAGGTGTGAGTGACCATGCATGCACCTGCATGAACACATGGGCACCTTGCACATACGTGTGCAGCTATGTGACCAAGCATTTGTGTGTCTGCACACATGCATGGGCATTTCCTGCATGTTTGTGCCCTGGTGTGTGTCCTTGCAGTTACAGGCAGGCATACATGGGCATGTCTCCACATGTGTGTGcagctgtgtgtgcctgtgcagATGtatgcacacaaacacacacatctCTCATGTGTGCgtgcaggtctgtgtgtgaccaCATGTTCATGTGTTTGCACACATGGGCGCCTTGCACAAAGGTGTGTGATCAGTCATGCAGGTGTGTCCACACAGTACAGGTGTGTGATGATGCATGTATGCGCACACCGAGGAGTGTTTGTTGGGTTTGCCTGTTTGGCAGGTGTGTGAGCAGGTGTGTGATTGTGCAGGTGTGTTTGAAGCACGCAGGTCTGTGCTCACATGGATGTGTCTCCGCGTgtgtgtgcagctctgcaggtctgtggcagtgcagctgtgtgcacacacacatgggctttttaaaatgtgcatgTGCAGGTTTCTGTGACCCTGCATGCAAGCGAGTGCACACCTGAGTGCCTTGTACATGTGTGTGCAGGCCTATGACCAAgcatgtgtgtgcacacatgcaCGGGTGTGTTTCACATGTGTTTGCAAGCGTGTGCAGCCGTGCAGGtgtgggcacacacacagagccatcCTCACATGCGTGCGAGCTGTGCGGCCGTGCAGTGTGGGCGCACCCATGGCCATGTACCACACCGCGTGTCGTGCGTGGATGTGCAGGTGTGTCCCGCGTGTGCGTGCCCTGCCCGTGTGCGTGCAAGCCCCTCCCGCTGTCCCCGCCTCCCCGGCGCGGGCGGAGCGCGGAGCTCGGGGCGGAGAGCGGTGCGGGGCTCGGAGCGCGGAGCGGTCGCTCCCGGCGCGGGGCCGCCATGGCGTGGCCCTGCATCACCCGTGCCTGCTGCATCGCCCGCTTCTGGAACCAGCTGGACAAGGCGGACATCGCCGTCCCGCTCGTTTTCACCAAATACTCGGAGGCCACCGAGCATCCCGCCgcgcccccgccgcgccccgcggCGCCCATCGAGACCCAGCCGGGCGGCGAGGCGGCTGCGGGGGCCGGGGGAGCTGAGCCGGCTCCCggtgccgcccggcccggcccggccccgcacgcctCTCCCCCGGCCGACTCGGTGATGCGGCACGACTACAAGCCTTGGAAGGTGCAGCGGCCGGAGCCGAGCTGCAAGCCCAAGAGCGAGTACCAGCCCTCGGACACTCCCTTCGAGAAGGAGACGCAGTACCAGAAGGATTTCCGTGCCTGGCCTATCCCCAAGCGGGGCGACCATCCCTGGATCCCCAAACCGGGACCTTCCCCCGTCCTGGCCCTGGACCGCGCTCCCCCGGAGAAACCGGCTCAGGAGAAGCGGCGGAAGGTGCACATCGCTCCCGAGAAGAAGGAGGAACACCCCGAGGTGGAGGATGAGCATCCCAAAACAGCGCGGCCCGGGGATGGGAGAGACAAGGGTCGGAAGAAGGCGGAGGAGGCGGGCGGGCAGCCGGCGGAGCCGAGCAGAGGCCGGGCGGCTGCCGATGCTGTCAACAGGCAGATCAAAGAGGAGGTGGCGGCGGGGGTCAGCTCGTCCTACAGGTGAGAAAACATATCCCCGTTCCCCTCCGTCCCCCCCGTCCCCGCTATCCATCTTGATCCCCAACCTGCCGGCCCCTCCTCAGCTCTTATCCAGCCCCCCTGTGCGCTTCCCTGGAGGAGCATCCCACCCTGGGAGTGAGGCTGTGAAACATCCCGGGGGGGCTTGCCGATTTCCTGCGCGGGGGGTGTCCTTAAATTCCCCACCTCTCTGGGAATCGATGATGGAGCAGTAGGTATTGTGCAGGTAGTGAATACATGGACGCTTATTGTTggctgtttgtttggtttggcaGCAGGTTTGAGTGTCTTTGTGTTCCCCCCATCCTGTGCATTCCAAAATTCAAAGACACCCACCGCCTTGGATTTCCATAAGGGATAATGTTTGGGGTCACCTCCATGGAATATGCAAGTCACCTCTGGTCCTTCCCAAGCACGTCCCCGGCtgtcaggctgcagccaacCCAAAGGACCGGCAGCCTGACCGTATCACCGGGGGCCGTGCACGGATGGGgggccccagccaggggcaggagcGTCCCAGGAAGCGTCTCAGGCTGGCCCCCGCTCAAGACAAAGCATCCCGGGAATGCGCCAGGATGAGGGACATGCATCCTAGGCCGCTTGGGTGGGGCAGCCTTCAGATGCTGCCATGTTTTAATGCAGCGCAGCAGGGGATGACACATCTTCTGTCCCCCTCAGCACCTCCCCAGCCAACTAGGAATGGATGCCCTTATTTCACTTCAGCAGTAGAGACCTTGTTTGGGATTCTGAGTGTGAAACTCCTCGCAGTgagctgctgttgttgtttCTCTCCGTGTCAGGGCGTTCGATGTGTTGGGAATGCAAAAACAAGTGATGGGGTGGTTGCCCTGCGTGTACGTTTGCAAGGAGGGGTTGCTGCAGTTGTGTTTTCCAGCACTTTCTTTGGCAGAGCCCACCCCTGCCAGGGTGGAAGTGGCATAGAGCAAAGCTGTGGGGACAAAAAGTGAGATTGCAgctgttttgcttttccctATAGCTGTGTGAACGCTGAGGTGTTTATGCCTCTGAAcgatttattttccttcttgggGAGATTAGAGGTGACACCTGGCCATCAAACAGGTTTCATGCAGATTTGAGATGAAGCTGGGACTTGCCTCCTCTGTCCCAGTGAGCAAAGCTGACAGTCATCTGCTTTCCCCCCTCCCTAAGTGGGAAACAGTTCAAGGCAGTGAGATCCTGATTTTTGCTGTCATTTGGCATCAGTTCTTAACTCTCACTGGGTAATGCTGGAGGCTCAGGTGCATCCATGTGTGATGGTGGTGCTTGGCTGAGACACGAGAAAGTGgccagggatttttggggcctCTGTTCTGCAGGATTGGAGACTGTTGGGAAAGGGGTCTCTGGGAGTGACACAGCCCTTAAATCTGCTGTGAACTGAGACTCAGCTTTTTGTCTGCTCACCTTGTAAGGTCTGGGCTCGTGCTGGAGATAGCAGGGCTAAAGCAGAAAGCTTTCTCCTGGAACTGGAGAGCCTATGTGTTGCTTCTCTTCCACTGCCACAAAGGATAATTGGACTTATTTGCATATTCAAATGCAGATTGCTCACCTTCCTACCCCTCCAGTCTGCTCCAGCAAATTCCCAAGGCACTGGGCTAGGGTTCCTCCCAAAGGAAAGGGGTTGGATCAGCAGGGATGTTAAACCTAAGAAGAACTAGAAGGATTCAGCTTTCTTTGTGTTGCTTGTTGGCTTTCACAATACTCTTAGGGCTTCTCTTTCCACCTGGGAAAGTGCTCTCCCACTTCcatgtttttcttccttgcagAAGTGTTTGCTCTGATGCTCAGCCACAGAACACAAGCGCCTCTTCATTAATGCATAAGTGATGTTTTGGCTAATTGTTCTCATTTTCTGTTCAAATTAGGCATCTTCTAAGTGTTGTTTATTGTTTGGATTcttataaaaaaccaaaatctccAAATCCTAATTGCTGCCAAGAGCCTGGCTGCTGACATGCTGGGTGGATATCGTacatctccaaggatggagactcaCAGCCTATTGGGGCAACCTTTAGGGCCACCCAGCAGCCAAAAATTACCTCCTCGTGACCTCTTGCTAGAGAGCAGCAAGGGTGGCTCACATGGGGCTTTTCTTCCTTGTGCACAGATAAAGGCTCCCCATCAGCAGAGAGTCAGGGGGAGATTTCCTTACAGTCCTCTGCAAACACTGCTGCAAATCAGTGTTTCCAAGGCTGGGAAACAATTCCTTGGTGAAACCAAAGAGCAGACCAGCAGGAGTTTTTAAGCTTGCTCTGTCCCACTGGGCATTATTTCCATGTGAGGAATACCTGAGAGTATGGGGTAGAGTCAGCAACTAGCCCAAGGTCATGGGGAAAGTCCATGCTGACGGGAagaattctcttttttaacCTCTGTGTACCTGGACAGATGAGTATCACAGAGACCACGTGCCTGTGACCTCCTTCCAGCTCCACACAGAGGTACAGAGCAGAGGTGGTACCTGGTGGTGATGTCCATGGAAGATGGAGGttccttccagccagagggatgAGGGATTTGTTTGTATCAGCATTTGAGCCAGAGGCCTTCAGTGAGGCCAGTGTGGCAGGAGTGTGGATGTCTGCCAGAGACTGCCTGTGCCCAGGGATCCTACAGAATAAATAGGATTTATTTCCAGTATTTCTAGCATTTATTTATCTTATTCATAGTATttacattatttatatttttatatttatatatttattaactATAATTTATTAACTATTCCGTTATATATGGGATTTATTTATGGACTTATTCCCACTGCTCTCACTGGGTGTGCAATGGTCAAGCAGGGTTCCAGCACTGAGGGGCTtcttgcctcagtttccctccccAGCACATGAGCTGCCCAAGTTTATAGGTAACCAAGACAGGTTACATCTCAttcaaacccccccccccctcttTGGTCCTGCTTCTCAGGGTGGCCTGTGGACCCTGAAGGACCAAGGAGCAGGAAATCCTTCAGTCAGGTCAGTGACAAGCCCCATGGAAAGCTGCTGGTGGTGGATGAAGCTGTTTCTTGTTCAGTTCTGTGTGGGCTTTATCTGTATTGGGTGAGGGGATTTCTCCTCCTGAACGTCTGGATGGGGTGGGCAGAGCATTTCTCCCTGGTGCACCAAAGGATGGAGTGGGCTGGACTTGACTCTGGGGGTTTGGGATCAGAGGGAACAAGCAACAAAATGTGCTCACAGTGGCGTTTGCTGGTGGATGTGAAACAATTAAAAGCACATTTGgcaaaaaaagaaggaatgaatgAATGCTTTCCATTTTTATCTGGAAATTATGGGAAAATGACAGAATCAGGTGTTTCTTGGGTGTTGTTTCCCCCTTCTTCTTTGTTTTGCATTCTGCTTCATTTGTTACCTTTATTCCCtgaaaaaaaagatacaaaacTTAAAGGAAACATTTACTCCCTTTGTAAGGTATCAAAATGAGTactaagaaaattaatttccccCAAGAAGTAATATTGTGAAaccagatttaatttttttttttaccaaaccaattattttttccctcccaccAACTTCCTTTCCTAGCAGAGGAAACAAGACAATAAAGGCTTCAATGGAAAATTTTGGACTGCCTCTAGTACTAATGAATTGCCTGTTGCTAATGTTCTGTCATTCATCTCAAACCCTGGAGGTACTAAGGATGTGGAGCAAATGAGAATTTGTAGTAGCTATAGAGATGAATGAGTCAGCACTGGAGACTTGCTGCCTGGTTTTCAGAGACACAGCAGAGATAATTTAGGGAGGGATGTCCACACAGGAAGCCTGGACCAAGATACAAAAAGGCAGGAAATCCATACTCCTCCTTGTTCTgaagacaggctgggagagctgggggtgttcacaCTGGACTGGAGAAGGTTCtggggagacctcagagcccctgccagtgccttAAGGGGCTCCAAGAGCCAGAGAGGGACTTTGAGCAAGGATCTGGAGAGGcagaacaagggggaatgggatCCCACTgtcagagggcagggttagatggggtACCAGGGagaaattcttggctgtgagggtggcgaggccctggcacaggtacccagagaagctgtggctgcctcatcctTGGAAGGgaccaaggccaggttggacgaggcttggagcaacctggtctgctggaaggtgtccctgcccatggcaggggagtggAACAAGATAAGCTTTGAGGTCcgttccaacccaagccattctgtgttTCCGTGATTTTATCTAATTCCTGAAAATCTCCACTGGAGGACATTTCCTATCTTGGTGAAAATGCTAATAACACTGCTTATGCTGTAAGATGGGAAATTTTCCATTGCCTTCTGAAATATCTGATCAGATCCATAGCTACGTGCCAGGACATGTTCCTGGGTGTGGAAACATGATGTAAACTCCAGTTCCTAGAGCTGTCCCTAGCCCTCTTCTCACACTGAGTTTGGTAGCACACACTCCCAAGCCAAAAACTTATCCCTACAGTCAGTTTGGATGCAACCACCTTGGTTTAGGGGTTAAAGAGGTTTAATAGGATGAGTGAGGGGTATCCCAGACTCCACAGCTGGAGAACATTCCTAGGCAGATAACATTCTCCAAATCCTTGTTGTTTCAGCTATGAGAGTGTTTATTAAAGTAACCGTGTAGGCAGATGGATCCAGTTTTCTCAGGTggaagggaaggggcaggatGTTTTCTTCCATCCAGATAAAGCTGTTCAGAGAGGTGTTTGGCAGCCCTGGCAAAGGctgagctctgtctcaggggtcACTTGATACATACCTTCAGTAGCAGGAGGAGACACAATCTCTGCTGATACCACAGGGATGGGTTGTATGAGTAACTAATGACTACTGGCCTAGTGTTTATTAAGACACAGAGCATGGAGATGGATGATACAggctttgttggtttttggaAGTGCAGGGTGGCCATGGGGGtgtcttctgtgagaagctgctggaagcttccaccatgtctgGCAGAGCCATGCCCTGgtggctctgaagatggacatgctgctggccaggcctggGACAATTAGAGATGgtggtaatgcctctgtgataacacatttaagaagaaaatgaaaacaaagtgGGGTACAGTGTTTTTGTAGccagagaaaaggaagaggtgagaacatgtgagggaaATGACATGGGAAATGACCAAGGGCAGTGGGGAAGGAGGTGCTCCAGATGTCAGAGccaagattcctctgcaggccatggtgaggaccatggtgaagcagctgtgcccctgcagcccatggggatccatgggggatgcagagatccacccacagccctcCCACTGGAGGCTGTGATCTAGTGGGAGCCTCGGTGGAGAGAGGAagcccctgctcccaggctggagcagcctgtccttggaggactgcaccctgtggaagagtgacccatgctgcagcagttttgggaggaatGTTTGCCCATGGAAGATGctcacattgcagcagttttgggaggactggTGCTCGTGAGATAGGAACCGTGCTCACAAAAAACTGTCTCCTATGGGAAGGGATCCCATGACATAGCAGGGGAAGGATTtctctccctgagcagtggaagaaaatctcaggtgatgaactgaccaaaacccccaccccctGTCTCCCTGAGCTGTtggtgggaaggaggaaggagttGGGGTAAAAGGTGTTTTAAGGGCTCATTTTACTTatcattatcctcctctgactTTGTTAGTCATAAATTCATTTTGTACTTCtaagttgagcctgttttgcccttggagtgttttctccaagtccttatctcaactcatgaatccttcatttaattttttgtctCTCCTCTGCCCAGTTGAAGCAGGGGAGGGTGAGTGAGCGAGCATCTGTAGTGGTTGCCTGCCATCTGGCCAGTGTCAGACTACAACATGCAGGCAGAGAGCTGTTCTGCCACTCTTGATCTCCCCTGGATGTAGTCCATCAGCTGGGAAAGACCAGTGGTGtctccagcctggggacacttgcaaGATCCAAGTTGGAGTGTGTGGCAATGTATTCCTTGCAATCAGTTCAAGGTGGACAACATCCAGCCCCAAAAGCCAAGggggagctgctcagcagcGTAGGTACAACTGAATTTTGCTGCTTTGACTGTGTgcagactggagctggtctgtgCATGCCTTAGGGCATGGtagagcaggaggaagagatggaggtggcaTTCAGGTGATGGAGTCAACATGCTTGAGAAACtattcctctgctcctgctcagctgggtCACCTCAGAGAGACCTTCAGGCACATGGAGCTGGATGGGACCCTCTGAACCTTGAAGTCCAATTGTCTAGTTTGTTATTTAGTCTTTATGAGTAACACCCAAGGCTCTGTCttagaaatgcagaattttttGTTGCATTATGCCAGGAGGAAGGCTGTGCCGAGAGCTCAGTCTCTGATGATTTGCAACTCGTTTACAGTCTGGGCCAATGGACAGGCTGTAGTTTGCTGTTTTATTTGATTAATTTCTCTcttatattttttctgttttattggCATACTTATTGACTTTTCCCTGTCCAAATGTCACTGCTCAGTGTCTCCAGGTACAGTATCCACATCATTTGGCTCTGTAGCTAGGAAGTAAACATTTTTACTTCCTGGTATCAACCTTGTCTCTCTAGCTCTTCCTAGATGAAATCTCTTTTTCTTAAACAGAGATGGACACCACTCACCTTTGGAGATGAGGTCCCCATTCCTACTAAAGACTCACAAGTCATGTTTGTGGGCATCACGGATTCATTATGAATCCCTCATTTACTCTTTGATAACAAGGATGTCCATACGGGTTTCCTTATTCTCCTTCTTAGGCAGTTACACCCTGTAGCAATCAATTCTGGTGATTAGTACCAAGACTAGAATTAACTACTAATTCTCATTCCATTTTGAACATGGCAGTCAAGGTCAATCCCCTTCTTCCTCTGTGATTTCCCAATCCTCCTACACATTGGTGCTCCCAATTGCATTGTGTCATTAGGAGGTGTCATCAACGTTGCCCTACTTTTTTAGTGCCAAAGTCAACCTCAAAAAATGTTAAACACTGCTAACCTtcttccaggctgcagctcagccttcCTACATTCATCATTGTCATTTCCCTTGCCTGGTTTCCCATTCTGCTGCTGTTCATGTTCACTGGCTTAATTAATAATTTCTCACGTGGCCCTGGATAAAATGCTTTGCTGAAACCAAATAgattttcacatttcttttgtctGTTAAGTCAGTTATTGTGTCAAAGGACATGTCAAACatctctcctcctccccttccacACACTTCTGTGTCTGGTGAGACCACCAGCTTCTTTGGGATGCAGGAGCTGATGCTGGAGGCCAGATCCCACTTTTACTTGGTGGCTTCAAGCCACCACTGTAACACAAAGTAAATAAAGAGGAGAGAGATAAACTAATTTAGATTACCCatcctttctcttttcaaatAAATCACTAAGACATATAATGTTATAAATATGTCTCCTCTTGCATTTAGAGCATgacctttccttttcctgtctcCTGCCAGCTAAACAAGCTTTCTAAGTACTTCTGCACTGAATCTTGCATCAATCTCACTGTTCTTTGCTCTGATCTGAatgtatttatacatatatctgtatatatatatgtgtgtgtgtgtgtgtgtgtgtgtgtgtgtgtgtgttcataTGGTGTCTTTGGCTAAGCCTTGCCCCACTGGGGCAAGAGCAGGGATGCTCTTCTGCTATCGTGGTCAGcaccagccaggagggaaaggGCCATTTTAGGAAAGTTTTGTGGAatggaatttttatttctcttgttGTATAACTCAATATTCTGGATATCCTCCCAATGtcctttttatttatatatggagatacagatatatatatggtatatgtatatatacatatataaatgaCATTGGAAGGATATATAATGATTtgtaattattaattatttatttctctatattaatatattttctatACTAATGTTTTATATATTATGTTTATATCTATGTGtatctatttttatatattattgaAATACTATACACACAAACTGGGCTGTTCACCAAGTTACTCCTTTAGACTCCAACTCATTTCTTCTCCCCAAATCCAGCATTGCAGGTGTTCTATTGCAAACATATTTTGCACATTTAGCTTTCTATTAATAACTGCTTTATTTTGATTAATAGCTCATTATGTGATGTCCTGGATTGCAAGATAagtgtgtattctatttgccatctacTAGAGGTGGGGCaattatcttctgttaattgggcagttttctttttctcttccacaaaccaatcctccctccggGGAGACATCTGCTGTTAATGGgtcattgagtgtcactgcatgactcatataaaattacatcatcccattgtgagatgctccacccaggggaggagccaagcattcctacttGGATATAAGATGAGACTTTGGGACACCAGAGCTGCCTTGTCCACtagattcccagaggagcagcccttttccactggatcttcagaggaagaccaggcccatccacaccaccactggaccttcagaggaaaactccacccttctacagcatccctgctccaacagaaccacacctgacactgcaggagcactgcagccaccattgaatcagactgctaccaacaccctgaccaacaggctgtcaggtcgtattctgactctgtcagtgttgctTTGTattactgctttttaaaaaaaaatattttattccctaataaattttaatattttcttccctgttattcctgctcccacagttttgcctgagagccacctgcatttcaaaattataagaattcagagggagggggtttacattttccatttcaggggagggtcctgccttccttagcagacacctgtcttttcaaaccaagacatatAGCAAAGTGTCCTTTCGGTTAGTAATTTCTTTTTGATCAAAAAGTGTCTCCAGCTGAGGGGACCCTGCAGCACTTTGCACACACAGTGTGTATATGGATAGACTGTTGGTGCTTTGGTGAGTTGGCTGCAAGCTCTGCTGTTAACACTACAAAATAGGAGGTTTTGGTGCTGAGAAGGTGGGGAGACTGTTGTTCTTTAAgaaaaattatgattttttttaaatgttaaaaataaaactttacatttttaagatttactttaaaatatatatatatatatatattaatttttaaactgttttttaGTTGTTTgaagttttttgtttgggttttttgtggggggGTGGAGTTGTTTGTGGTGGAGGTGTGATgcaacctggagaagagaatgtTGTGTGGAGACCACACAGCACCttgcagtgcctgaaggggcCTACAAGACAGAATAGTGCCAGAGGAGCACTGTTCATCAGGAACAGTAGTTACAAGATAAGGTGCAATGAGTTCAAATTGAAGTAGAAGAAATTTAGGTGGGATAtggggaagaaattcctccttgTGAGGGTGgcgaggccctggcacaggttgcccacagaagctgtgaCTGCCCCATTTCTGGAAGTggtcaaggtcaggttggacagggcttggagcaacctggtctagtggaaggtgtctgcCCACGGCAGAGGGACATaacaagatgatttttaaggtccctctCATTCCAAGACATTCTGGGGTTAATTAATTTGATTAGTTAGTATCTAGCTTCACTACAGAAGGCATTTTTTAAGAGTTTTTTAAGACCACCACcttctgttttttcccctttctgagCAGCAAAGCACCTGCACAGCATCACATATATTTAACCCTtttaaaacacaagaaaaaaagaacaacagcCAAGCACCATTAGTCAGGCAACAGCAACCTTGCAAAGTATTCCAGTGAGAaatctctttctgttttctaaTTCAGCATCTGCAAGGTTGGGTAGATGAACACCCTGTGAGAGCTAATAGCGTCTTTGTGCTGGATGAATGGGAAAAGGAGAGGCTATCCAGATGCAGGAGAAGGATTTTCTTCAGACCTGCTTGCTGAGCTTCAGGCTTCCTCCCAAATTTCACTTTGCCTTTCACCTTGAAGGAGGCTCTTGTGCAGGGAGCTTTGCCTGAAAGGAATCAGCATCAAATGCTGATGGGCTGGAATCACAGGCAGGGATGTGAACCCTGACTGGCCCATACCCAgactgaggcagcagcagggctgttgGTTGGGTTATTGGATGAGACTTTAAAGGAAAATCTGCAGATGCCTTCAGGATGCCATTTCACCACACAGGTggctcctctcctttctcacaTCCATTTTGACTGTGTGGTTCCATCACTGTGAGCCTCAGCAAGAAGTTGAAAGGACCCTGGGTATCTTGCAAACTCTTTTTCAGCCTGAGCCACACTTTTTCCATCAGTGCATCAGAGCAGACTAAACAGTGAAGTTCCTAAAACTAAGGAGGGAATTAGCCGACAAGGTCTGATTATTCCAGTGTGCTGGATTTGTGGACACCAGCATGCTGGGTTGCAGATCAGGACTTTGAACATGTTTCATGCTCTTGTTATTTGGATATAAATGGATATGAAGAAAATGTGAGATGAGGGAAGAAAGGTGGGATTGAAGGTTGTCCAAGCAAGGTCCTATGAAGGTATGAAAGCCCTGGATTGGGTTTGCCATGTCTGGGTGACAGCCTCTAGCCAGGTATCCTGTGCATCCAGCTGACAAAGGCACAGGTctcagccaagcagcagagCTTTGTCACAGTGTCAGTCAGCAGCTATGGCAACTCACACAGAAGATTCCCAGAGAGAGATGTGTTGGCAAGCAGCCCAGTGGAGGGAggacacaaaaaaacccatgtgTTCCCTTTGGGGAACTGGGATGGGTTTTGGCAGCATCATCatgcagagagcagggaaggTGGCATTGAAAGTT contains the following coding sequences:
- the MAP6 gene encoding microtubule-associated protein 6, which gives rise to MAWPCITRACCIARFWNQLDKADIAVPLVFTKYSEATEHPAAPPPRPAAPIETQPGGEAAAGAGGAEPAPGAARPGPAPHASPPADSVMRHDYKPWKVQRPEPSCKPKSEYQPSDTPFEKETQYQKDFRAWPIPKRGDHPWIPKPGPSPVLALDRAPPEKPAQEKRRKVHIAPEKKEEHPEVEDEHPKTARPGDGRDKGRKKAEEAGGQPAEPSRGRAAADAVNRQIKEEVAAGVSSSYRNEFRPWIDVKPVKAIKAKPQYKPPEEKMTHETSYSAQFKGETSKPSPADNKYLERRRIRTLYCEPYKEPPKVEKPSTKPSKPKKTTTSHKPLKKAKDKQIASGRAAKKKSAETSNTAKPEDKEKSKEMNNKLAEAKE